The window CTCGTTGCGCGACAGCGGCAGCACCGCGACCTTGACCGGCGCGAGGCGCTTGTCGATGCGCAGCACCGTGCGCTTCTCCACGCCGCCCTTGCCGGTGGGCGCCTCGTCCTCGGTGAGGCCGTCGAGGAGCACGACGAGCGCCGTACGGTCCACGCCCAGCGCCGGCTCGACGACGTGCGGGACGTACCGCTCGCCCGACTCCTGGTCGAAGTACGACAGGTCGACGCCGGACGCCTTGGAGTGCGAGCCGAGGTCGAAGTCGCCGCGGTACGCCACGCCCTCCAGCTCCGCCCACTCCGTACGCGGGAAGTCGAACTTGTACTCGACGTCGAACGTGCCGCGCGAGTAGTGCGCGAGCTTCTCCTTGGGGTGCTCGTAGAAGCGGAGGTTCTCGCTCTTGATGCCGAGGTCGAGGAACCAGTTGATCCGCTCGTTCTTCCAGTACTCGAACCACTTGTCGCCCTCGGCCGGCGGCACGAAGAACTCCATCTCCATCTGCTCGAACTCACGCGTGCGGAAGATGAAGTTGCCGGGGGTGATCTCGTTGCGGAACGACTTGCCGATCTGCGCGATGCCGAACGGCGGCTTGCGCCTGGCCGACTGCTGCACGTTGAGGTAGTTGACGAAGATGCCCTGCGCGGTCTCGGGCCGGAGCCAGACCTGCGCGCCCGAGTCCTCCACCGGGCCGATGAACGACTTCATCATGCCGTTGAACATCCGCGGCTCGGTGAACTGGCCCTTGGTGCCGCAGTGCGGGCACGCGATGTCGCGGAGGCCGTTCTCCGGGGGTCGGCCGTGCTTGGCCTCGTACTGCTCCTCGAGCTGGTCGGCGCGGTGCCGCGTGTGGCACGACGTGCACTCGGTCAGCGGGTCGGAGAAGCCGGTGACGTGGCCGCTCGTCTCCCAGACCTGCGGCGCCAGGATGATGCACGAGTCGAGGCCGACGACGTCGTCGCGGCGCTGCACCATCGAACGCCACCAGTGCTTCTTGATGTTGTTCTTCAGCTCGACGCCGAGGGGGCCGTAGTCCCACGACGCGCGCAGGCCGCCGTAGATCTCCGAGCCGGGGTACGCGAAGCCGCGGCGCTTCGCGAGGCTGACGAGGTTGTCCATACGGTCGGCCATGAGGCTTTTGTCCATTCCGGCTGGCGGTCGGCTGGCGGACACGCAGGGTATCGGCCGCGTCCGGCGAACGAGAAACGGGTAAGCCGTCCCCATGCCCAGGAGACCCAGCATGCCCAGCCCCGAGATCGGCGCCGAGGCGCCCGACTTCGTCCTCGACGGAACGTCACCCGAGGGGCGGCAGTCCTACGTCCTGTCCGACCTGCGCGGGCGGCCCGTCGTCCTCGCGTTCTACCCCGGCGACGAGACGCCCGTGTGCACGCGGCAGCTCTGCTCGTACCAGGACGACATGGGGCGCTTCGCGGAGTTCGACGCGCTGGTGCTCGGCATCTCACCGCAGAACCTCGACTCGCACGAGCGCTTCGCGGCGCGCCGAGGGCTGACGTTCCCGCTGCTCGCCGACCCCGACAAGACCGTGGCGCGGCTGTACGGCGTGACCGGCACGCTCGGGATCAAGCGCGCGGTGTTCGTCATCGACGCCGAGGGCGTCGTCCGGTGGAAGCACGTCGCGGCGCTGGGGCTGTCGTACCAGGACGCCGACACGATCGCCGGCGTCCTGCGCGACCTCGCCGCGGTCTGACCTCTCGGCTCAGGTGCTCGCCGACGGGCAGTTCATCGGCGTCACGACGAGCGGCGAGCTGTGCACGGTCTTCGGCGGGCTGCCGTCCGACGGCGTGACCGTGGTCCAGGTCTGCCACACGCCGAGCCGGCACGTGACCGCACCGGTCTGGCCCTCGTTCAGCGAGCCGGTGTAGTTGCGGCAGGTCTCGGCGACGGTGCCGACGTTGTAGTCGAGGCAGACCGTGGCGGAGCCGGGGCAGAACGAGCCGCCGCCGAAGCCGCGGACCTTGACCCTGCCGACCGAGTCGGTGAACAGGTGCGGCTGGTCGGCGCGGGCGGCGACGCAGGTGGCGTTGGCGGGGGTGGCGGGACCGGCGACGAGACCGGCGGCGAGCGCCACGACAGCGAGGGCGGGGGTACGACGCATGGGGGCCATCCAGGTAGGGGGACTGGTGTCCGAGAAAGGTAGCCCGCGCCCGCGCCGCTGAGAAGGGCCGCCAATTTTGGTGATCTTGGCTGCGTTCGTGCTGCTCGGGCGACACGAACGCAGCCAAGATCACGAGCTCTGCGCGCGCGAAAGCTGCGTCAGCGCGGGCCCGCGCGCCAGCGGATCGTGACGTGGCCGGCGCACAGCGGCGTGACCTGCACGCTGCCCTCCTCCTCGTCGTTCGTCCACTGGAACTCCGCCTCCGCGGGCGGCTCCTCGTCGCGCGACTCGATCGTGAAGCCGCCCTTCTCGTACACGCCGGAGATGGCGTCGCGCACGACGACCACGTCGTCGCCCTGCGCCTGGCCGAACCACAGCGACGTCGCGCCGAGCTTCTGCGTGTCGTACATCACGGGGCTCTCGACGCCCGACGGCAGCCGAGCGGGCAGCGCCGCGTCGGCCGCGGCGGTCTTCAGCTTGCCGTCGCACGGTACGGACGACCCCGGGTCGGCCTCGCCGCTGCAGGCGGTCAGCGCCAGCACGGCGGCGAGGACGGCGGCGTACCTCATGCGCGCGGGGACTCGGCGAGGTGCTGGCCTGGTCCCGTCGTGTCCGCGTCGGGGGCGCGGTCGCTCTCGGCGCCGTCGGCGAGGACCTCGTACGCGCTCGGCTCGGCAATCGCACGGGCGAGCAGCGGGGTGGCGTGCAGCTTGACGTCGTAGCCGGACAGCGCGCGGCGGTACGCCCCGACGCTCTCCCACTCGGTGAGCAGCAGCCACGCGCTCGCGTCGTCGGTCGCGCGAGCCAGGCGGCCGGACACGTGGCCAGGCCGCTGCGCCAGCGCGGCGAGCGCGGCCGCGGCCTGCGCGCGGAACGTCGCCTCCTCCGCCGGCGGCACCGCGAAGCGCGTGAGAACGATCACGTGTGCCACGCTACCGCCGTGCCGCCACGCCAGCGCTCCGCCGCTCCTTCCGCCTCGCCCAAGCCGTTCCTGACGCCGAACGGCTCGCCGTTCCGGCACGCCGTCGAACGCCGCTCCGCGGTCGTCGCGGTGTTCCTCCACCGGCTGCCGCGCGCCGTACCCGGGCTGATCGTCGTGGCGCTCGTCGCGGCGGGGCTCCTCGCGCCGCCGGTCGTGAGCGGCGTCGTCCTGCTCGTCGTGGCGGCGTTGCTGACGTGGCTCGTCTTCCTGTCCTGGCCCGCGCTGCCGGCGCCCGGGAAGGCGGTGCGTCTCCTCGTCATCGCGCTGGTCACCGGCTACGCGCTGAGCCGCCTCATCTGAGGGCGCCCGAGCGTTCGAGCAGCTCGATGCGGTTGCCCGCGGGGTCGCGCGTGAAGCCGCGCCGCCCGCCGAACACGTCGTCCTGCCCGGTCCACGGCGCGCCGCTTTGCGCCAGCGCCGCGAGCGTCGCGTCGAAGTCGTCCACCACCAGCGCGAAGTGGCTGTCCTCGTGGGTCGCGCCGTCGCGCTCCGAGAGGTGCACCTGCGCGTACCCGTCGACGTCGAACCACGCGCCGCGCGGGTCCAGCGCCGACGGCTTGGGGATGCGACGCAGGCCGAGGACGTGCTCGTAGAACGCCGCCACGGTCTCGGTGGCGCCGACGGGGATCACGACGTTGGCGTGCTGGAGCCTCACTGGGCGGCTCCGTAGCGGCGTTCGCGGGCGCCGTACTCCTCGATCGCGCGCCACAGGTGGCGGCGGTCGAAGTCGGGCCACAGGGTGTCGACGAACGCCAGCTCGGCGTACGCGCTCTGCCACAGCAGGAAGTTGC is drawn from Frankiaceae bacterium and contains these coding sequences:
- a CDS encoding DUF6703 family protein → MPPRQRSAAPSASPKPFLTPNGSPFRHAVERRSAVVAVFLHRLPRAVPGLIVVALVAAGLLAPPVVSGVVLLVVAALLTWLVFLSWPALPAPGKAVRLLVIALVTGYALSRLI
- a CDS encoding glycine--tRNA ligase — its product is MADRMDNLVSLAKRRGFAYPGSEIYGGLRASWDYGPLGVELKNNIKKHWWRSMVQRRDDVVGLDSCIILAPQVWETSGHVTGFSDPLTECTSCHTRHRADQLEEQYEAKHGRPPENGLRDIACPHCGTKGQFTEPRMFNGMMKSFIGPVEDSGAQVWLRPETAQGIFVNYLNVQQSARRKPPFGIAQIGKSFRNEITPGNFIFRTREFEQMEMEFFVPPAEGDKWFEYWKNERINWFLDLGIKSENLRFYEHPKEKLAHYSRGTFDVEYKFDFPRTEWAELEGVAYRGDFDLGSHSKASGVDLSYFDQESGERYVPHVVEPALGVDRTALVVLLDGLTEDEAPTGKGGVEKRTVLRIDKRLAPVKVAVLPLSRNERLSPMARELAQTLRERWNVEFDDAGAIGRRYRRQDEIGTPYCVTVDFESLDDNAVTIRERDSMTQERVPLAEVERYLGDTLPIC
- a CDS encoding peroxiredoxin; the protein is MPSPEIGAEAPDFVLDGTSPEGRQSYVLSDLRGRPVVLAFYPGDETPVCTRQLCSYQDDMGRFAEFDALVLGISPQNLDSHERFAARRGLTFPLLADPDKTVARLYGVTGTLGIKRAVFVIDAEGVVRWKHVAALGLSYQDADTIAGVLRDLAAV
- a CDS encoding antibiotic biosynthesis monooxygenase; its protein translation is MIVLTRFAVPPAEEATFRAQAAAALAALAQRPGHVSGRLARATDDASAWLLLTEWESVGAYRRALSGYDVKLHATPLLARAIAEPSAYEVLADGAESDRAPDADTTGPGQHLAESPRA
- a CDS encoding VOC family protein, giving the protein MRLQHANVVIPVGATETVAAFYEHVLGLRRIPKPSALDPRGAWFDVDGYAQVHLSERDGATHEDSHFALVVDDFDATLAALAQSGAPWTGQDDVFGGRRGFTRDPAGNRIELLERSGALR